In the Ctenopharyngodon idella isolate HZGC_01 chromosome 21, HZGC01, whole genome shotgun sequence genome, tttttgattgattgattgattgattaaggTTGGATACAAGGTTTAGTTTGTTTATCTGATTTAAAGACAATGGTATACTTCCTTATTGGGAAAGGGAgggaaatatataaatgtatttctgaataaaaaacaaGTAGTTTAGTATCAGTTCAATTACAAATTAAACACCCAAACTGAGAGTAGGAAGGTTATAATACTGTAAGCTAAACCAAAAGGTTGAgtaatcaaaataaaagaagCTTTATATATAAAGACAGAGAATTTTCCCTGTCATACTTGAATGCATCATTGTCTATGTTGAgtattgtttattaaatatctgTTCAATCTTTTTCCCACTAAATCAGGTTAATCAGGTTCAGGTTAATTCCAGTTCATCTCAATGGTAAAAAGTGTCccccctgaattcaccctatttattatctgacacacccacttcagtctctctctactaatgagctgatgagttgaatcaggtgtgttagatgGAGCTGATACCCTAACTTTAACTGAATACAAAACTTTATAGATGGACTTTGAGATTCATTcctaagtaaaaataaaaatggcattttcttTTGCTGAGGAGGATTTCTCTTGTCCAGTCTGCTGTGACATTTTTGTAAATCCTGTTCTTCTGTCATGTAGCCACAGTGTTTGTTCAGCCTGCATTCAGAGGTTTTGGAACAATAAAAGATTTAAAGAATGTCCGGTTTGCCGAAAAACATCTTCAAATGATCGTCCTCCGTTAAATTTGGCTTTGAGGAACCTGTGTGAGAGTTTTCAACAGGAGAGAAGTCAGAGATCTTCATCTGAAGATGAAATGGTCTGCAGCTTTCACAAAGAGAAGCTCAAGCTcttctgtctggatgatcaacAGCCCGTGTGTTTGGTGTGTCGAGACTCCAGAAAACACTCCAACCACAGATTCTGTCCTGTAGATGAAGCTGCGATGGACAATAAGGTCAGAtaatgttcaaaacattttattaaatcatcaaatattaataattattgacattttcacaatacagatttttttttatttgagactAAAGATCATATAGGCCTAAGATCAGATAAACCAAAGAGCAatttagaaacaaaactgaatttGTTAAATTTGTTGCAAAGTTGCAgtcttgccttccagtggctttggataAACCTCTCCCGACCGGCAAAGAACCGATTGCCCTAAACTCAGTGGTTTTCTTCCCTCGCTGCGCCTGCGCGAAAACAGAAGTCAAACCATTTCGTCTTTAATGCAGCAAGAAAGAAAACGAAAAGGAGATCTTTAAGTTCTGTAGCTATCAAACTAGCTCTAATTTCGCAAACTGTTGCTTTCCTCCAGTTCGTGCTGCAAAATAGATAAACCATATTACCCATGTCTTCCAAGCCACCTGCGTCTACACAGGCGCctcttttattaatttacttgatcatttatttgtttcactttattttatcaCTGGAAATgtgaactgtttttttgtttgtttgtttgtttgtttgtttgttttaaaccaCGAAGGCGAGCAagtggatatcacacaagcaatGTGCAAACTTTTAGTTAGACCTAATAAGTCTCAAACCtacagagccccgcacatgacatgcaagaaaaaaaataaatcgtgcgcacaattttttttaaaaaaattttatttctttttttttccctgcatgtcatgtctgggGCTCCGTACAAACCCCAGTCATTTGTTCACTATACAGAAAGTGAaaagtaaaaactgaaaagCTTTCGGCGCATAAATCCTTCAATGCTGGTAACGGTAtaatgtgtggatcagatagcCTACCCTcggttttcataaaaaatatcttaatttgtgttccgaagacaaacgaaggtcttacgggtttgggacggcATGAGGGACGATCTTGGGAAGACCTTCGTTCACGttcaggacacaaattaagatattgttgatgaaatccgatggctcagtgaggcctctattgccagcaatgccacaacttctcaagatccataaaggtacacaaaacagttcatgtgactacagtggttctaccttaatattataaagcaacgagaatactttgtgcaccaaaaataacaaataacgtcttttcaacaatatatagtgatgggcaattttaaaacactgcttcgaatcttttgtttcgactcagtggttcggagcgccaaagtcatgtgatttcagcagcttgacacgcgatccaaatcactgattcgaaacaaaagatttgtaaagcttcatgaagcagtgttttgaaatcagccatcactagatattgttgaagtcattttgtgcgccaaaaaaaaaaaaaatcttgttttttttttttctaacattaaggttgaaccactgaattcccatgaactgatttaaatgtttttagtacctttatggattttgtttggtggctttgctctcaatgcaggcctcactgagccatcggatttcatcaacaatatcttaatttgtgttctgaagatgaacgaaggtcttacgggtgtagaatgacattattttcatttttgggtgaactaaccctttaaatctgctCGTACAGTGAGAGTTGGTAACCTTGCTGAAAGCTCACAGAAATCACACAGTGTATGCCCAGCTTTACACTAAATTATCTAATGTTTGCTTTTAATACTTCAGTTTAGTGCGTCATCAGATAAAattgtaaaagtgttttgagttATGGTGCATCTGTCAGCACAAATCCACTCCCTCCACTGTCTGCACTATAAGTAAAAGAGGCaaaaactcaaaaataaaaacaaattcaacaCTCGTTTTGTTCTCTTTCAGGAGATACTCAAAGCTTCACTGAATCACTTACAGGAGGAACTGAGAATATCTGTGAATCTTGAACAGAATCTGTGTAAAACTGCTGAAGATATTAAGGTTtgaaataatgtgtttaatgcAATTCTGGAAGTGTAGATACTGATGATCTAGATTGGCtaatattgttgtcttttatttcagtttcacgCTCAACTCACAGAGATGCTGATTAAAGAGGAGTTTGAGGAACTTCATGAGATTTTACGCAATGAAGAAGCGGCCAGAATAACAGCGCTGAGAGAGGAAGAAGAGCAGAGGAATCAGATAATGGAGGAGAAGATGAAGGAGGCGACCAAACAGATTTCATCTCTCACAAGCATAATCGAAGACATAGAGGAGCAGATGAAGGCTGAAGATGTTTCATTCCTGCAGGTGTCAATGAATCTTCATTATTCTCCAGTTATATGAATGTCGATTTCAGAGATTTAAGCCAAACTAAGTTTTGCTGAATAATTAACAtcatgttgttttttctttacagAACTTTAAGGCCACATTGCAAAGGTTTGTGTGTCATGTCTGTTTCTCTCTGTCCTTCTGAACTCAAGCTATCATCATCATTTCTGACTCTTGAATGTTGTTTCAGAGCCCAGTATAGCCTTCCAGATCCAGACCCCAGTCCAAATGTGACGATCACTTTCACAGATCACCTGACCAACCTGAAGCTCAATGTCTTACAGAAGATGCAGGACAATGTTGGTAAAAGTGAGTATGACAGAATGCAACAATGTTTTCAGTATTATTTGTCTTGATGTATGTGTATCTGTTCTGTCTCTTCAGCTTCGGCCTTCAGCATCAATCGTTCTCATTTCCTAATTGATGAAGTCAAATATAATGAAGACAAGCATTTTCAGAGTGCTGGAGGAAATATGTTTGGAGGCCAACAGTCCAAAAAAGGACAACCGCAAGAAGTAAAACCAATGAAACACCGGTCCGAGTTCTCCTTTAAAGACTCACAGCATGAAGAAGGAAAAGAAGGGAGAACCCAGTCCAAACTGAGGAAAGAAGAGAGGACCCGGTCTAAGTTGAGAAAAGATGGGAGAACCCGGTCCAAGTACTCCTTAAAACACACACTGTAACTTGTTTGGGGTGGGTGTGTGGGTTACCTTGGAGGGGCACACCTTGGCACCGGCGCTGTGAATCTTCTCGCCACCTCTCATAAGAGAAACAAGCAAGCAGAACTTAAATGATGAGATCCAGTTGTCagaaaataaaagaacaaatgaacatgaaaagtgaaAAATCTGTTAATGTCATCAAATCAATGCTACACTAATGTTGGTTCAGTAGGAAAGAGAAACAGGTAGCCGATATAGacataaaaaaatgctaaaataaatattttgacaaAGAGAAATTATTAAATCTTATGTCTTTTTTGCATTTGAAGCTGTAAAGCATTTTCAACAAACTCGCATAGAAGTATATTTAAGGTaggcttttttttctcatttacatGTATGGatgtatttaataaaacaaaatttataacAGAAGGGTGAATTTAaatgacacacaaaaaaaataggACATCTTGTTGGGGTTATAGGAGGAATTGTCTCCATTTTTACTGACAACAGCTATATGTATATCACACCAAAATTTAGAAGTAACCTCACAGTAAAAGAACAGGTGATCAAGTGTGTCAGGAAAAGATAACAAAAGCCTCAATTAAATCGCTTCTGTATAAAGTCACTAACTGGGTAAGTCTTAAACATACTTTCCCagaaaataacactgataatCACTAGTGATAATGTGTTTAAGGTCTTTGTAAATAAGTTTATCATACTTGCTGTCTAAGAGGTGTAAATGACTTATTTTTAAAGAGGGAAGAGAATAAACTACAGGTCTAGATAAAGGATCTGCTTTGGGTTATTCTTAACAATCCAGTTTAAAAAGATGGTTCTTTACACATAGTAACAGTTCTACTTCAAACCGTATCGTCTTGAAGAGCCCTTTATATCAAaaactatagaataacacaagacgcgtcactcctattgttttgaatgggagaatgtGCAACGCGCAaaatggcggaataagtcccgccttctaaataagagccaatcgccgattgataaagtcatcgcgtcactgcagcggccgttagaagctccggtttctatagaaacagtcagacgcgcgcctcagAAATAAGGCaaaagagacgcgcatttaggaatgggcatgcgcattagcttgatccagcctgaaaaataccgtttttttgtcatgattcgagcgtttaaaaaacaaaatttatgagataTTATTTcactggtgatttcaaatatgaaatttaatcgaaagcttggcaaacaacttaggagaatttgatgtttccccattcaaagagataggagctgcacttggatgcccgagaggcgtttcaaagatggccgccgagtgaaatgacttgtcttaaagggactttgtttaTATGCTGAAATGGTTCTTCTTTTTTGccgcctttttgtttttcaaatctgtaaCTGTCAAAGCCACCTCATTACTGGttttctggagctcagccatcagtatattaaaataatttgtgtgAGATGGTATAAAAAGGGAGGGGAAATATGTCATTCTGATATACACTTCACCAGTCGGTGGCAGTAATACCAGTTTGTTGTTTGTTAACCACCAATAAAATCGCAAAAGAAGGAGGAAACGATTATTACTGAACTGAAAGTGAAACTTATGTACTTAGAAAAATGGCGTCACAATCTTTTGCTGAGGAGGATTTATCTTGTCCGGTGTGCTGTGATATTTATATAAATCCTGTTCTTCTGCCATGTAGCCACAGTGTTTGTTCAGCCTGCATTCAGAAGGTTTGggaaaataaaacatcaaaagaaTGTCCGGTTTGCCGAAGCTTATCTTCAAATGATCGTCCTCCGTTAAATCTGGCTTTGAGGAACCTGTGTGAGAGTTTTCAACAGGACAGAAGTCAGAGATCTTCATCTGAAGATGAAATGGTCTGCAGCTTTCACAAAGAGAAGCTCCTGCTcttctgtctggatgatcaacAGCCCGTATGTTTGGTGTGTCGAGACTCCAGAAAACACTCCAACCACAGATTCTGTCCTGTAGATGAAGCTGCGATGGACAATAAGGTCAGAtaatgttcaaaacattttatttaatcatcaaatatataattattgacAGACATTTTCACAAACCAATAAGCCCTACTGGGATGGGTTTATTCACATGAACAATGCAGACATGTTTTTTGTTAAATGATTGAGAGCAatttagaaacaaaactgaatttGCTTAATTTTTCTTTGCgtctttaattaataattttattctgaCTTCAAGCCAAAATCAGATTGTAAAAGTTGTAATCCTGTTAATTTTAtgctaataaataaaatgtttaaaattctAATTGTATCggtgaaataaaatttaagtATATTCAGAATAAATCAAATTTACAGTACAACACTACCATACAATACTACAGTACACTGATTTTTGAGTtaagggacaaaacatgttttagaagttagtttttattatttaatattacaatattttaaaactgaTATATTTGTAGACAAAGGTCTCGGCTGATGAACCATGTAAGGGAACaggtttttctgaaaatgtttttttttcttcttcttctttttcatttttcaaaattaacaaaaacctTCACCTGACAGTGTtaaatactgacggtgttgacaaaggTCCAGCTAGGGCCAAATATGTAAAGAGAATCATGAAACAACATTAGAAGAATTTCCCATAtgcaaaaaacatattaaatcatatatataGACTTTTTGAGAGCACTTGCCAATCATCAGACATAAAacctgacggagttgacaaaactGAATATTTTCCACCCTAACCACATGTTGTACAGtggagctttttttttctttctcagttgTAGCGGCCTTAATaaacatatcaaaaatgtcAAGATTTATTCtacaaatatttacagaaactaTTACACTGGGATGATGGAGTTGACATGTTAAAGCTGTGACCGCAGAGACTTCAACAttgtttgtataaaatatatattaaaaaaaagtgtcctACTGTGAGATCCACAATGAGCAGGAAATAGAAAAGGGGTCCTCGGAGTTGAAGATTACCATGACATTGCCTGATTTATTATTCAGAATTATAAAAAATCCAACGGAGTTGATGCAAAGTGAGGACACAACTTTGATAGgcttttttaatggaaaatataattcaaGGCTTACTTTTATTGTTTGATATATTACAGATCTCTGCctatcaatttaaatgtatatttttgaatttgttgCGTTTTTAAACACTTTGTTTGGCAATTTTACATTGTGACCTCATGCTGAGGACAGGCTAAATTACATGTTGCCTATTTTATTTAAGTATAGAgcatgtattaaaataatactaacaaaattatttaaaaataaaagcaatgaatGTCCTGAGTATCCAGTGGAGTATCCATTTCCTTTAGATGTaactttttaagtatttttattttggtgaatttatttatttatttattttttacgtaAAGATGTAACATTAAGGAAGATGACACAGCAGAATAAATTcaaacataatatttattaaccAAAATAACAATCAAAAAGTCAGTATCAATAGAGTCAATCAGTATCAATTGCATGTGAATGGATGCACCAAATGAAATGTTGTCAGTGCAAGTGAATtgatgtaaaacaaaacacaaatagcACAACATTAGAGCGCGGTCCTGGCAAGCTGCCCCCAAGCAAGACCTGAGCAGCCGTCCCGACGAACTCTTGCTCCATGTTTAAATCAGATCTGTGACTAGCAACAGATAGCTCAATTCACAAGACCTGcaataaaggggaaaaaaaacaaaaacgccCAAACCAACACAACTCAACCCTAACGGTGTGCAGaacatgttttgtcccttaTCTCAAGAATCCGTGAGTACCTTTCATAAATTCATTCACAGACTCATTTATTGATACATTGTGTAAGTACAATGGCACTTGAAAGAGTATTTATATAggctaattatttttattgcctTTGTTTTCCATAGCATAAACTGATTTAGCCTATTATATATGAAACAATTGAAAAATGGCTGGGTCATCTGGGACACAAAGGCATCTTTTCCACCTTTTGACCTCAAGATGTTGTTAGTGTACACAGTGTTGAAAAGCTTTGAGTAATGAACCATTTTACAATACAGTTGATGGGAAAGCCACAGTGCTTCACAAAACTTCTTTTCACCATCACTAAAATAAATGTGTCTGGTTTTAAGATAATGCCTTGATCCTGGCCTGTGTTCCCCTGGTCTtgtgttgattttatttaatttcctgTTCTGCACCATGTTTTGTAGTCCTTTGCAGTTCTTGTTGTATttccaggtgtgtcttgtttgcCTGTTACCgcttgtgtatttaaaccccaATGTTTCTTGTGTTACTTGTTGAGCCTTGTCCTTCTTGGATGTAATGTTTGATGAGCTCAGTCTGTTCCTGGttctctctctttgtgtttaatttgtttttgtttatcctGTTAATAAAATTCACTGTTTGGATCCAGCTCTCCAGCATTTTTGAGGTCCCCCTACATTACAGATAATGAGTGAACTATTTTTTCTGCATTACAGCAATAAGAATTTGAGAGAGAAATAAGCAactgacatgaaaaaaaaatcctttaaaaaaaagtctttagaCACTAACTAGACActtttaatatttcagtttaGTGCATCAtcagaaaatcataaaaaaaaaaaaatagacactATATTTATGTTCTCTTTCAGGATATACTCAATACTTCACTGGAACATTTACGGGAGGAACTGAGAATATCTGTGAATCATGAACAGAATCTGTGTAAAACTGCTGAAGATATTAAGGTTTGAAATAAACGATGGGATTAATGCAATTCTGGAAGATGCTGATGTAGATCTAGTTTGGCCAATATTGTTGTGTCTTTAATTTCAGTTTCAAGCTCAACAAACAGAGATGCAGATTAAAGAGGAGTTTGAGGAACTTCACCAGTTTCTACGCAATGAAGAAGAGACCAGAATAACAGCACTGAGAGAGGAAGAAGAGCAGAAGAGTAAGAAGATAAAGCAGAAGATGGAGGAGACAACCAAACAGATTTCATCTCTCAGAAGCATAATCAGAGACATAGAGGAGCAGATGAAGGCTGAAGATGTTTCATTCCTGCAGGTGTCAATGAATCTTCATTATTCTCCAATTATATGAATGTTAATTTCAGAGATTTAAGTCAAAATCAGTTTTGCTGAataatttgcatttcttttttctttacagAACTTTAAGGCCACATTGCaaaggtttgtgtttgtgtcatgTCTGTTTCTCTCTGTCCTTCTGAACTCAAGTCATCATATTCTtaaaagaaaaggttctatatagaagcTTAAAGGGTTCCATCAGacgcttcatatatagaacctttcaGAAGTACCAATCATTTTAtggattcattcattcattcgttcaaatgttatgaattaaacagcatGTAAACTTTATCACTAAAATTTGCCTGGCACAATgcagtcgatgagttgaatcaactccacagcaactacataagtttatccactaaccattcagaaacgtctaaaagttgtaacttcttcctgagtctctccatcagtgtcgactctggtttgaacaatgtaagactCTTTTCTAACTCTTTTGGCATAAAGGGGTtcttaaaattgagtcaagaaccctcgAGTTCTATATCCTTTTTTTTGGTGAGCAGCATCTCTGACTCTTGAATGTTGTTTCAGAGCCCAGTATAGCCTTCCGGATCCAGATCTCAGTCCAAGTGAGACGATTACTTTCCCTAATCACCTGACCAACCTAAAGTTCAATGTCTTACAGAAGATGCAGGGCAATATTGATAAATGTAAGTATGACAGAATGCAACAATGATTTCAATGTTATTTGTCTTAATGGAtatgtgtatgagtgtgtatcTGTtctctttcttcagcttcagACTTCAGCATCAATCATTCTCATGTCCTATTTGATGATTCAGTGAAATATAATGAATACAAGCATTTTCAGAGTAGTAGAGGGAACAGTCCAAATATGTTTGGAGGCCAACGGTCCAAGGAAACAAAAACAGTACCTAATTTATTTTGGGGGGCAAGGCCCGTAAATGATTCACGGCaagtgaaagaaaatgaaacaaaaacagtaactaATTTATTTTGGGGGGCAAGGCCCGTAAATGATTCACAGCaagtgaaagaaaatgaaacaaaaacagtacCTAATTTATTTTGGGGGGCAAGGCCCGTAAATGATTCACGGCaagtgaaagaaaatgaaacaaaaacagtaactgattttttgggggggacaAGGCCCGCAAATGATTCACGGCaagtgaaagaaaatgaaacaaaaacagtaactgattttttggggggggcaAGGCCCGCAAATGATTCACAGCaagtgaaagaaaatgaaacaaaaacagtaactaATTTATTTTGGGGGGCAAGGCCCGTAAATAATTCACAGcaagtgaaagaaaataaaacaaaaacagtaactgATTTTTTTCTGGGGGCAAGGCCCGTAAATGATTCACAGCAAGtgaaagaaaatcaaacaaaaacagtaactgatttttttgggggggcaaGGCCCGTAAATGATTCACAGCACGtgaaagaaaatcaaacaaaaactgtaactgatttttttgggggggcaaGGCCCGTAAATGATTCACAGCAAGtgaaagaaaatcaaacaaaaacagtaactgatttttttgggggggcaaGGCCCGTAAATGATTCACAGCAAGtgaaagaaaatcaaacaaaaacagtaactgatttttttgggggggcaaGGCCCGTAAATGATTCACAGCaagtgaaagaaaatgaaacaaaaacagtaactaATTTATTTTGGGGGGCAAGGCCCGTAAATGCAACCGACAGCAACCGACAGCAAGtgaaagaaaatcaaacaaaaacagtaactaATTTATTTTGGGGGGCAAGGCCCGTAAATGATTCACAGCAAGTGAAAGgaaatcaaacaaaaacagtaactaATTTATTTTGGGGGGCAAGGCCTGTAAATGATTCACAGCaagttaaagaaaataaaacaaaaacagtaactgATTTATTTGGGGGGGCAAGGCCCGTAAATGATTCACAGCACGtgaaagaaaatcaaacaaaaactgtaactgatttttttgggggggcaaGGCCCGTAAATGATTCACAGCAAGtgaaagaaaatcaaacaaaaacagtaactgatttttttgggggggcaaGGCCCGTAAATGATTCACAGCAAGtgaaagaaaatcaaacaaaaacagtaactgatttttttgggggggcaaGGCCCGTAAATGATTCACAGCaagtgaaagaaaatgaaacaaaaacagtaactaATTTATTTTGGGGGGCAAGGCCCGTAAATGCAACCGACAGCAACCGACAGCAAGtgaaagaaaatcaaacaaaaacagtaactaATTTATTTTGGGGGGCAAGGCCCGTAAATGATTCACAGCAAGTGAAAGgaaatcaaacaaaaacagtaactaATTTATTTTGGGGGGCAAGGCCTGTAAATGATTCACAGCaagttaaagaaaataaaacaaaaacagtaactgATTTATTTGGGGGGGCAAGGCCCGCAAATAATTCACAGCAAGTGAAAGAAAATCAAACGAAAACAGTAACTAATTTATTTTGGGGGGCAAGGCCCGTAAATGATTCACAGCAAGtgaaagaaaatcaaacaaaaactgtaactgatttttttgggggggcaaGGCCCGTAAATGATTCACAGCAAGtgaaagaaaatcaaacaaaaacagtaactgatttttttgggggggcaaGGCCCGTAAATGATTCACAGCaagtgaaagaaa is a window encoding:
- the LOC127504080 gene encoding uncharacterized protein LOC127504080 isoform X5; this translates as MAFSFAEEDFSCPVCCDIFVNPVLLSCSHSVCSACIQRFWNNKRFKECPVCRKTSSNDRPPLNLALRNLCESFQQERSQRSSSEDEMVCSFHKEKLKLFCLDDQQPVCLVCRDSRKHSNHRFCPVDEAAMDNKEILKASLNHLQEELRISVNLEQNLCKTAEDIKFQAQQTEMQIKEEFEELHQFLRNEEETRITALREEEEQKSKKIKQKMEETTKQISSLRSIIRDIEEQMKAEDVSFLQNFKATLQRAQYSLPDPDLSPSETITFPNHLTNLKFNVLQKMQGNIDKSSDFSINHSHVLFDDSVKYNEYKHFQSSRGNSPNMFGGQRSKETKTVPNLFWGARPVNDSRQVKENETKTVTNLFWGARPVNDSQQVKENETKTVPNLFWGARPVNDSRQVKENETKTVTDFLGGTRPANDSRQVKENETKTVTDFLGGARPVNDSQQVKENQTKTVTDFFGGARPVNDSQQVKENQTKTVTDFFGGARPVNDSQQVKENETKTVTNLFWGARPVNATDSNRQQVKENQTKTVTNLFWGARPVNDSQQVKGNQTKTVTNLFWGARPVNDSQQVKENKTKTVTDLFGGARPVNDSQHVKENQTKTVTDFFGGARPVNDSQQVKENQTKTVTDFFGGARPVNDSQQVKENQTKTVTDFFGGARPVNDSQQVKENETKTVTNLFWGARPVNATDSNRQQVKENQTKTVTNLFWGARPVNDSQQVKGNQTKTVTNLFWGARPVNDSQQVKENKTKTVTDLFGGARPANNSQQVKENQTKTVTNLFWGARPVNDSQQVKENQTKTVTDFFGGARPVNDSQQVKENQTKTVTDFFGGARPVNDSQQVKENETKTVTNLFWGARPANNSQQVKENQTKTVTNLFWGARPVNDSQQVKENETRTVTNFWGERPVNYSQ
- the LOC127504080 gene encoding uncharacterized protein LOC127504080 isoform X8, producing MASRYFSEDDLSCPVCLGIFRNPVVLSCSHSFCEQCIQWFWRKKSSKTCPVCRRVSSHKHPPLNLALRNLSETYQQERIQKSPSGVCSDHKEPLKLFCLDDQQPVCLVCRDSRKHSNHRFCPVDEAAMDNKEILKASLNHLQEELRISVNLEQNLCKTAEDIKFHAQLTEMLIKEEFEELHEILRNEEAARITALREEEEQRNQIMEEKMKEATKQISSLTSIIEDIEEQMKAEDVSFLQNFKATLQRAQYSLPDPDLSPSETITFPNHLTNLKFNVLQKMQGNIDKSSDFSINHSHVLFDDSVKYNEYKHFQSSRGNSPNMFGGQRSKETKTVPNLFWGARPVNDSRQVKENETKTVTNLFWGARPVNDSQQVKENETKTVPNLFWGARPVNDSRQVKENETKTVTDFLGGTRPANDSRQVKENETKTVTDFLGGARPVNDSQQVKENQTKTVTDFFGGARPVNDSQQVKENQTKTVTDFFGGARPVNDSQQVKENETKTVTNLFWGARPVNATDSNRQQVKENQTKTVTNLFWGARPVNDSQQVKGNQTKTVTNLFWGARPVNDSQQVKENKTKTVTDLFGGARPVNDSQHVKENQTKTVTDFFGGARPVNDSQQVKENQTKTVTDFFGGARPVNDSQQVKENQTKTVTDFFGGARPVNDSQQVKENETKTVTNLFWGARPVNATDSNRQQVKENQTKTVTNLFWGARPVNDSQQVKGNQTKTVTNLFWGARPVNDSQQVKENKTKTVTDLFGGARPANNSQQVKENQTKTVTNLFWGARPVNDSQQVKENQTKTVTDFFGGARPVNDSQQVKENQTKTVTDFFGGARPVNDSQQVKENETKTVTNLFWGARPANNSQQVKENQTKTVTNLFWGARPVNDSQQVKENETRTVTNFWGERPVNYSQ
- the LOC127504080 gene encoding uncharacterized protein LOC127504080 isoform X6 translates to MASRYFSEDDLSCPVCLGIFRNPVVLSCSHSFCEQCIQWFWRKKSSKTCPVCRRVSSHKHPPLNLALRNLSETYQQERIQKSPSGVCSDHKEPLKLFCLDDQQPVCLVCRDSRKHSNHRFCPVDEAAMDNKEILKASLNHLQEELRISVNLEQNLCKTAEDIKFQAQQTEMQIKEEFEELHQFLRNEEETRITALREEEEQKSKKIKQKMEETTKQISSLRSIIRDIEEQMKAEDVSFLQNFKATLQRAQYSLPDPDLSPSETITFPNHLTNLKFNVLQKMQGNIDKSSDFSINHSHVLFDDSVKYNEYKHFQSSRGNSPNMFGGQRSKETKTVPNLFWGARPVNDSRQVKENETKTVTNLFWGARPVNDSQQVKENETKTVPNLFWGARPVNDSRQVKENETKTVTDFLGGTRPANDSRQVKENETKTVTDFLGGARPVNDSQQVKENQTKTVTDFFGGARPVNDSQQVKENQTKTVTDFFGGARPVNDSQQVKENETKTVTNLFWGARPVNATDSNRQQVKENQTKTVTNLFWGARPVNDSQQVKGNQTKTVTNLFWGARPVNDSQQVKENKTKTVTDLFGGARPVNDSQHVKENQTKTVTDFFGGARPVNDSQQVKENQTKTVTDFFGGARPVNDSQQVKENQTKTVTDFFGGARPVNDSQQVKENETKTVTNLFWGARPVNATDSNRQQVKENQTKTVTNLFWGARPVNDSQQVKGNQTKTVTNLFWGARPVNDSQQVKENKTKTVTDLFGGARPANNSQQVKENQTKTVTNLFWGARPVNDSQQVKENQTKTVTDFFGGARPVNDSQQVKENQTKTVTDFFGGARPVNDSQQVKENETKTVTNLFWGARPANNSQQVKENQTKTVTNLFWGARPVNDSQQVKENETRTVTNFWGERPVNYSQ
- the LOC127504080 gene encoding uncharacterized protein LOC127504080 isoform X18; translated protein: MKAEDVSFLQNFKATLQRAQYSLPDPDLSPSETITFPNHLTNLKFNVLQKMQGNIDKSSDFSINHSHVLFDDSVKYNEYKHFQSSRGNSPNMFGGQRSKETKTVPNLFWGARPVNDSRQVKENETKTVTNLFWGARPVNDSQQVKENETKTVPNLFWGARPVNDSRQVKENETKTVTDFLGGTRPANDSRQVKENETKTVTDFLGGARPVNDSQQVKENQTKTVTDFFGGARPVNDSQQVKENQTKTVTDFFGGARPVNDSQQVKENETKTVTNLFWGARPVNATDSNRQQVKENQTKTVTNLFWGARPVNDSQQVKGNQTKTVTNLFWGARPVNDSQQVKENKTKTVTDLFGGARPVNDSQHVKENQTKTVTDFFGGARPVNDSQQVKENQTKTVTDFFGGARPVNDSQQVKENQTKTVTDFFGGARPVNDSQQVKENETKTVTNLFWGARPVNATDSNRQQVKENQTKTVTNLFWGARPVNDSQQVKGNQTKTVTNLFWGARPVNDSQQVKENKTKTVTDLFGGARPANNSQQVKENQTKTVTNLFWGARPVNDSQQVKENQTKTVTDFFGGARPVNDSQQVKENQTKTVTDFFGGARPVNDSQQVKENETKTVTNLFWGARPANNSQQVKENQTKTVTNLFWGARPVNDSQQVKENETRTVTNFWGERPVNYSQ